The Panicum hallii strain FIL2 chromosome 9, PHallii_v3.1, whole genome shotgun sequence genome has a window encoding:
- the LOC112873040 gene encoding leucine-rich repeat receptor-like kinase protein FLORAL ORGAN NUMBER1 — protein sequence MPPLLPLLLLSLLASASASPKRDVYALVKMKAALLVPATSTAIADWDPAATPPAHCSFSGVSCDEAARVVGINLTGMPLQGGVLPPEVALLDALENLTVAACSLAGSVPASLAALPALRHLNLSNNNFTGPFPTPAGGGPYFPVLEVVDAYNNNLSGPLPPFGAAHARLRYLHLGGNYFSGAIRESYADLAALEYLGLNGNSLSGRVPASLARLKRLREMYIGYFNLFDGGIPLELGELDSLVRLDMSSCNLTGPIPQELGRLARLDTLFLQMNRLSGEIPTQLGDIKDLKSLDLSMNQFIGEIPAGLANLTSLRLLHLFRNHLHGNIPEFMADLPHLEVLQLWENNLTGHLPAGLGKNSPLKMLDVATNHLTGQIPPDLCAGRKLEILVLMENGLSSPVPESLAVCKTLKRIRLGKNMLSGSVPARLFELPDAGEQA from the coding sequence ATgcctccccttctccctcttCTCCTGCTCTCACTCctggcctccgcctccgcctcgccgaAGCGGGACGTGTACGCGCTCGTCAAGATGAAAGCGGCGCTGCTCGTCCCCGCTACCTCCACCGCGATCGCCGACTGGGACCCagccgccacgccgcctgcgCACTGCTCCTTCTCGGGCGTGTCCTGCGACGAGGCCGCGCGTGTTGTCGGGATCAACCTCACGGGCATGCCGCTGCAAGGGGGCGTCCTCCCGCCCGAGGTTGCGCTGCTCGATGCCCTCGAGAACCTCACCGTCGCCGCCTGCTCGCTGGCGGGGAGCGTCCCCGCGTCGCTCGCCGCGCTGCCGGCGCTCCGCCACCTCAACCTCTCCAACAACAACTTCACCGGCCCCTTCCCGACACCGGCCGGCGGAGGACCCTACTTCCCGGTGCTGGAGGTCGTCGACGCCTACAACAACAACCTCTCCGGCCCTCTGCCCCCGTTCggcgccgcgcacgcgcgcctcCGTTATCTCCACCTCGGCGGGAACTACTTCTCTGGCGCTATACGGGAAAGCTACGCGGACCTCGCGGCGCTCGAGTACCTGGGACTCAACGGCAACTCGCTCTCCGGACGGGTGCCCGCGTCGCTCGCGCGCCTCAAGCGGCTGCGGGAGATGTACATCGGCTACTTCAACCTGTTCGATGGCGGCATCCCGCTGGAGCTCGGCGAGCTCGACTCGCTCGTCCGCCTTGACATGAGCAGCTGCAACCTGACGGGTCCCATCCCGCAGGAGCTCGGCCGGCTCGCGCGCCTCGACACGCTCTTCCTGCAGATGAACCGCCTTTCCGGGGAAATACCCACGCAGCTCGGCGACATCAAGGACCTCAAGTCGCTGGACCTCTCCATGAACCAGTTCATCGGCGAGATACCGGCCGGCCTCGCTAACCTCACCAGCCTCAGGCTTCTACACCTGTTCCGCAACCACCTCCACGGCAACATACCAGAGTTCATGGCCGACTTACCGCACCTGGAGGTGTTGCAACTGTGGGAGAATAACCTCACCGGTCACCTTCCGGCCGGATTAGGAAAGAACAGCCCACTCAAGATGTTGGACGTGGCCACCAACCACCTCACCGGTCAGATACCGCCTGACCTCTGCGCGGGCAGGAAGCTGGAGATTCTCGTGCTGATGGAGAACGGCCTGTCCAGTCCCGTTCCAGAGTCACTGGCCGTCTGCAAGACGCTGAAGCGCATCCGCCTTGGCAAGAACATGCTCAGCGGCTCTGTGCCGGCTCGGCTCTTTGAGCTCCCCGACGCAGGCGAACAAGCTTGA